A stretch of Rhodobacter sp. 24-YEA-8 DNA encodes these proteins:
- a CDS encoding MoxR family ATPase encodes MTADGNPGNPTPLRQVAGLARDVSAGLIGHHVLVERLMIALLTGGHVLIEGPPGLAKTRAVKRVAQGLSGGFARIQCTPDLMPSDIVGTQIFRPDGGRFDFQPGPVFHDLVLVDEINRAPPKAQSALLEAMGEGQVTTAGVTRRLPDTFMVVATQNSIEHEGTFPLPEAQLDRFLLHLNLGLPDATTERAILDLVESEAREAPPPPVDKLDSATIRAARVAVADIFLAPALKDFIVRLVVATRETAGGPLEGLIEHAVSPRGTLALAAGARARAALLGRDNALPEDVDALAADTLSHRLIPSWRAVSEGLSPRDLVERLLAHVRPW; translated from the coding sequence GTGACAGCTGACGGTAATCCCGGTAATCCGACGCCGCTCCGGCAGGTGGCCGGGCTGGCCCGCGACGTTTCGGCGGGGCTGATAGGCCATCACGTCCTTGTCGAGCGGCTGATGATCGCGCTGCTGACCGGCGGTCATGTGCTGATCGAGGGGCCGCCTGGCCTGGCCAAGACCCGCGCAGTGAAGCGGGTTGCGCAGGGGCTGAGCGGCGGCTTCGCCCGCATCCAGTGCACGCCTGACCTGATGCCCTCGGATATTGTCGGCACCCAGATCTTCCGCCCCGATGGCGGTCGTTTCGACTTTCAGCCGGGGCCGGTGTTTCACGATCTGGTACTGGTGGATGAAATCAACCGCGCGCCGCCCAAGGCCCAATCCGCGCTGCTGGAGGCCATGGGCGAGGGCCAGGTGACGACTGCGGGGGTCACCCGCCGCCTGCCGGATACATTCATGGTGGTCGCCACGCAGAACTCGATCGAGCATGAGGGCACATTTCCGCTCCCCGAGGCGCAGCTTGACCGCTTTCTGCTGCATCTGAACCTCGGATTGCCCGATGCCACCACCGAACGCGCCATCCTGGATCTCGTCGAGAGCGAGGCCAGAGAAGCGCCGCCGCCGCCCGTCGACAAGCTGGACAGCGCGACGATCCGCGCCGCGCGGGTGGCTGTCGCAGACATTTTCCTTGCACCGGCGCTGAAGGATTTCATTGTCCGGCTGGTGGTGGCGACGCGGGAAACAGCGGGAGGCCCGCTGGAGGGGCTGATCGAACATGCCGTCTCGCCGCGTGGCACGCTTGCGCTCGCAGCGGGCGCACGGGCGCGGGCGGCGCTGCTGGGGCGCGACAATGCGCTGCCGGAGGATGTCGACGCACTGGCGGCCGATACGCTTTCGCACCGGCTGATCCCCAGCTGGCGGGCGGTGTCCGAAGGTCTCAGCCCCCGGGATCTTGTCGAGCGGTTGCTGGCCCATGTCCGTCCGTGGTGA
- a CDS encoding GMC oxidoreductase, which yields MTIGVTELRPESVGSSHIRSADPYAQPAIALNYLSSPANLIVMRRGMQIARDIVGQKALVPSVAHEMSPGPDCANEADRDEFTRRNDQTIYHNAGTAKMGTDPMAVVDSSLKLHGLAGLRIADASVMPTVVAGNTQAAVFMIAEKPPI from the coding sequence ATGACGATCGGCGTCACCGAGTTGCGCCCGGAAAGCGTTGGCTCCAGTCATATCCGTTCCGCTGATCCATATGCGCAGCCGGCAATCGCTCTAAACTACCTCTCTTCACCGGCCAATCTGATCGTCATGCGCCGCGGCATGCAGATCGCGCGTGACATCGTCGGACAAAAAGCGCTGGTGCCCTCTGTCGCGCATGAAATGAGCCCGGGCCCGGATTGCGCAAATGAGGCCGATCGGGACGAGTTCACCCGCCGGAACGACCAGACCATCTATCACAATGCCGGTACGGCAAAGATGGGCACCGACCCGATGGCTGTGGTTGACTCGTCTCTGAAGCTGCACGGTCTGGCAGGGCTGCGAATTGCCGACGCATCTGTGATGCCGACAGTGGTTGCCGGAAACACCCAGGCGGCCGTTTTCATGATTGCGGAAAAGCCGCCGATCTGA
- a CDS encoding DUF58 domain-containing protein, protein MSVRGDPPRASAAADPAGLSTGRLMALEPLAAKELRDAASLAERPGNTATRRRGNGHEIRELRPFAEGDDPRHIDAAATARTGAPQLRSFHEDREYNLMLLADFRRPMLWGTRGRLRSVAAAETLMLAGWKAILAGGAVGAAVLTDDGPQVRLPRPRHRGMAGVAACLADAHAAALERAGPGKGESLALAPALAQLARQVPRGAGILLATGLDLPGEGLDAALAALRARGPLQLLLIEDAAETAPPPMAMPCITRAGEALHLRLDPLPAAREARAVRYQVPGQTVRRISTAGSSP, encoded by the coding sequence ATGTCCGTCCGTGGTGACCCGCCCCGCGCCAGCGCCGCTGCCGACCCCGCAGGGCTCAGCACCGGGCGGCTGATGGCGCTGGAACCGCTGGCGGCGAAAGAGCTGCGCGATGCGGCGAGCCTCGCTGAGCGCCCGGGCAATACAGCCACCCGCCGCCGGGGCAATGGCCATGAAATCCGTGAACTGCGCCCCTTTGCCGAGGGCGATGATCCTCGCCATATCGATGCCGCCGCCACTGCAAGAACCGGCGCGCCGCAGCTGCGCAGCTTTCATGAGGATCGCGAATATAATCTGATGCTGCTTGCGGATTTCCGGCGACCGATGCTCTGGGGAACCCGGGGCAGGCTGCGCTCGGTCGCGGCGGCAGAGACGCTGATGCTGGCAGGGTGGAAGGCCATTCTGGCGGGTGGTGCGGTCGGGGCAGCCGTGCTGACCGATGACGGGCCCCAGGTCCGGCTGCCCCGCCCGCGGCATCGCGGCATGGCAGGGGTGGCGGCCTGCCTCGCCGATGCCCATGCCGCAGCGCTGGAGCGGGCAGGCCCGGGGAAGGGAGAAAGCCTGGCGCTGGCCCCTGCCCTCGCGCAACTGGCCCGTCAGGTGCCCCGCGGCGCCGGCATCCTGCTTGCCACCGGGCTGGATCTGCCGGGTGAAGGGCTGGATGCCGCCCTTGCAGCCTTGCGCGCGCGTGGCCCGTTGCAGCTTTTGCTGATCGAAGACGCGGCGGAGACCGCGCCGCCCCCCATGGCGATGCCCTGTATCACCCGGGCCGGAGAGGCCTTGCATCTGCGCCTTGATCCGCTGCCCGCAGCGCGGGAAGCGCGGGCCGTGCGCTATCAGGTGCCGGGCCAGACCGTGCGCCGGATTTCCACTGCCGGATCATCGCCATGA
- a CDS encoding MFS transporter: protein MPLPARTARPFFGWHVVAATFLLAIFGWGVGFYGPPVFLYAVVARTGWPVAMVSAAVTVHFLFGAGVVANLPRLYRRIGVPVVTVTGAGLLAIGILGWALAAHPWQLFLAALASGAGWVAMGAAAVNALIAPWFSLRRPAALGMAYNGASLGGVLFSPLWITLIVGIGFVPAALTIGGVMVVVVGMLAVLVFRHTPDSMGQNPDGSESPRPQTVPTRAPARRSLLRDRKFLTLAAGVMLGLFAQIGLLAHFFSLLVPVLGEGMTGLAMAGATLAAILGRSMVGWLMPATADRRLVACASYGVQVTGSLLFILAAGDACLWLFLGIALFGLGIGNATSLPPLIAQQEFSPAVTARVVLLIVAIGQAGYAFAPAAFGLLRPGDTAGTEALFLCVAAIQVAAIGCLLVGRGPAMRQRHQKTGPKPL, encoded by the coding sequence ATGCCGCTGCCTGCCCGAACTGCCCGTCCGTTCTTTGGCTGGCATGTCGTCGCTGCCACTTTCCTCCTCGCCATTTTCGGCTGGGGCGTGGGATTCTACGGCCCGCCGGTGTTTCTTTACGCAGTCGTCGCGCGGACCGGCTGGCCGGTGGCGATGGTCTCGGCTGCGGTGACGGTGCATTTCCTGTTCGGGGCCGGGGTGGTGGCCAATTTACCGCGGCTTTACCGGCGTATCGGGGTACCGGTTGTGACCGTGACCGGGGCGGGATTGCTCGCCATCGGTATTCTTGGCTGGGCGCTGGCCGCGCATCCCTGGCAGCTGTTCCTCGCGGCGCTGGCGAGCGGCGCGGGCTGGGTGGCGATGGGGGCCGCTGCGGTGAATGCGCTGATCGCGCCCTGGTTCAGCCTGCGCCGTCCTGCCGCCCTGGGCATGGCCTATAACGGCGCAAGCCTTGGCGGCGTCCTCTTCTCACCGCTCTGGATCACGCTGATCGTGGGCATCGGCTTTGTCCCGGCTGCGCTGACCATTGGCGGGGTCATGGTTGTCGTGGTCGGGATGCTGGCCGTGCTGGTGTTCCGGCACACACCCGACAGCATGGGGCAAAACCCCGATGGCTCCGAGTCCCCGCGCCCGCAGACCGTTCCGACCAGGGCCCCGGCGCGCAGATCCCTCCTGCGCGACCGCAAATTCCTGACCCTGGCTGCGGGCGTGATGCTGGGTCTTTTCGCCCAGATCGGGCTGCTGGCGCATTTTTTCTCGCTGTTGGTTCCGGTGCTGGGCGAGGGGATGACGGGCCTTGCGATGGCGGGTGCCACCCTCGCCGCGATCCTTGGGCGGTCGATGGTCGGCTGGTTGATGCCCGCGACCGCCGACCGCAGGCTGGTCGCCTGCGCCAGCTACGGCGTGCAGGTGACCGGCTCGCTTCTGTTCATCCTGGCCGCAGGTGATGCTTGTCTGTGGCTGTTCCTCGGCATCGCGCTGTTCGGTCTGGGGATCGGCAATGCGACATCGCTGCCGCCCCTGATCGCGCAGCAGGAGTTTTCCCCGGCCGTGACCGCCCGCGTGGTGCTGCTGATCGTCGCCATCGGTCAGGCAGGCTATGCCTTTGCCCCGGCTGCATTCGGATTGCTGCGCCCGGGCGATACGGCAGGCACTGAGGCATTGTTCCTCTGCGTCGCCGCCATTCAAGTCGCCGCAATCGGATGCCTGCTTGTGGGGCGAGGACCTGCGATGAGACAGCGGCACCAAAAAACGGGCCCCAAGCCGTTGTGA
- a CDS encoding helix-turn-helix domain-containing protein — protein MSTSNRIAEVAAAVGEPARAAMLAALMDGRALTATELAEVAAITPQTATWPGWPRSG, from the coding sequence ATGTCCACATCGAACCGCATTGCCGAAGTGGCCGCCGCCGTGGGCGAGCCTGCGCGCGCCGCCATGCTGGCGGCGCTGATGGACGGGCGCGCCCTGACGGCCACAGAACTGGCCGAAGTCGCCGCAATCACGCCGCAGACGGCCACCTGGCCCGGCTGGCCTCGGTCGGGCTGA
- a CDS encoding SDR family oxidoreductase: MGGFLTLQGKRALITGGTQGAGAATVALFRELGATVLTTARSQKGDLPDEMFVAADLTTPKGCETVADAVQNRMGGVDIIIHMLGGSSAPAGGFAALDEAEWQSALDLNLMPAVRLDRALLPGMVAQGSGVVIHVTSIQRALPLPEATTAYASAKAALSVYSKSLSKEVSPKGVRVLRVAPGWIETEASTRLAERLAAEAGTDVEGGKQMIMTALGGIPLGRPSTPAEIANLIAFLASDRAACITGAEYVIDGGTVPTA; the protein is encoded by the coding sequence ATGGGCGGGTTTCTGACGTTGCAGGGCAAGCGCGCCCTGATCACCGGTGGCACCCAGGGGGCCGGTGCGGCCACGGTCGCGCTGTTCCGGGAGCTTGGGGCGACAGTGCTGACCACCGCCCGCAGCCAGAAAGGCGATCTGCCGGACGAGATGTTCGTCGCCGCAGACCTGACCACGCCGAAAGGCTGCGAGACAGTCGCCGATGCTGTGCAGAACCGGATGGGCGGCGTGGATATCATCATCCATATGCTCGGAGGTTCCTCCGCTCCGGCGGGCGGCTTTGCCGCGCTGGACGAGGCTGAGTGGCAGTCCGCGCTTGATCTGAACCTGATGCCCGCCGTGCGGCTCGACCGGGCCTTGCTGCCGGGAATGGTGGCGCAGGGGTCGGGCGTGGTGATCCATGTCACCTCGATTCAGCGCGCGCTGCCATTGCCCGAGGCCACCACAGCCTATGCAAGCGCCAAGGCTGCTTTGTCGGTCTATAGCAAGAGCCTCTCGAAAGAAGTGTCCCCGAAAGGCGTGCGGGTGCTGCGCGTGGCCCCGGGCTGGATTGAGACCGAAGCCTCGACCCGGCTGGCCGAACGACTGGCGGCCGAAGCGGGCACCGATGTCGAGGGCGGCAAACAGATGATTATGACCGCGCTTGGCGGCATCCCGCTTGGCCGGCCCTCCACCCCGGCCGAGATCGCCAACCTGATCGCATTCCTCGCCTCTGACCGTGCCGCCTGCATCACCGGGGCGGAATATGTGATCGACGGCGGCACGGTGCCAACCGCCTGA
- a CDS encoding helix-turn-helix domain-containing protein: protein MDMPDRPAWNVFQATCPTRKVLDCISDKWAVLVVGLLMGGTRRFGELRRGIEGVSQKMLTQTLRALERDGIVQRKVFASVPPKVEYTLTPLGHSLSHLVDALRIWAEANVDQVLQSQILYDQAGADAG from the coding sequence ATGGACATGCCCGATCGCCCGGCCTGGAATGTGTTTCAGGCAACATGCCCTACGCGGAAAGTCCTGGACTGTATTTCCGACAAATGGGCGGTGCTGGTGGTCGGCCTTCTGATGGGCGGCACCAGACGTTTTGGCGAGTTGCGTCGCGGTATTGAGGGCGTATCGCAGAAGATGCTGACCCAGACCCTGCGGGCGCTGGAGCGGGACGGTATCGTGCAGCGGAAGGTATTCGCCTCCGTTCCTCCGAAGGTGGAATATACGCTGACCCCGCTTGGCCACTCGCTGTCGCATCTGGTGGATGCGCTGCGGATCTGGGCCGAGGCCAATGTCGATCAGGTGCTGCAAAGCCAGATTTTGTATGATCAGGCGGGGGCAGATGCCGGGTAG
- a CDS encoding LysR substrate-binding domain-containing protein, with translation MAEIGLNGLEAVLAIARRGSFRAAALDLGISTTALSHMIGRLEAGLGVRLFNRTTRSVSLSDAGRAFVARVTPALAEIRAAMDGARSQSETPSGLLRINASVQAGRAVAPLVLAFLRRYPEMQIDLVTEGRLVDIVAEGFDLGLRPADLVPRDMIALPLGAPLRHAVVASPGWLAHHPAPKSPADLAPQHCIRIRLPNGALLRWPFEKEGVQVLFEAKGRLTLDEGAIARAAALEGAGIGYFFEEDVAEDLAAGRLIRLLTEWTPARPGFSLYYPGRRNPSAGFTAFLSMVREWAATPDIHGGIA, from the coding sequence ATGGCGGAGATCGGGCTGAACGGGCTGGAAGCGGTTCTGGCTATCGCGCGGCGCGGATCGTTTCGCGCAGCGGCGCTGGATCTGGGGATATCGACCACCGCGCTGTCGCATATGATCGGGCGGCTGGAGGCTGGCCTCGGCGTGCGGCTATTCAACCGGACCACCCGCAGCGTCTCGCTCAGCGATGCCGGGCGGGCTTTTGTGGCGCGCGTCACACCTGCTCTGGCCGAAATCCGCGCCGCGATGGATGGCGCGCGGTCGCAAAGCGAGACACCTTCCGGCCTTTTGCGGATCAATGCCTCGGTGCAGGCCGGGCGGGCGGTCGCGCCGCTCGTCCTGGCCTTTCTGCGCCGCTACCCTGAGATGCAGATCGATCTGGTGACCGAGGGGCGGCTGGTCGATATTGTCGCCGAGGGCTTTGATCTGGGTCTGCGCCCCGCCGATCTGGTGCCGCGCGACATGATCGCGCTGCCGCTCGGCGCGCCGCTGCGCCATGCCGTGGTGGCCTCACCCGGCTGGCTGGCCCATCATCCGGCTCCGAAATCTCCCGCCGATCTGGCGCCACAGCACTGCATCCGCATCCGCCTTCCAAATGGCGCGCTGCTGCGCTGGCCATTTGAAAAGGAGGGCGTGCAGGTGCTGTTCGAGGCCAAAGGCCGCCTGACGCTGGATGAGGGCGCCATCGCCCGCGCGGCCGCGCTGGAGGGCGCCGGGATCGGCTATTTCTTTGAAGAGGACGTGGCCGAAGACCTCGCCGCAGGCCGCCTGATCCGCCTGCTGACGGAATGGACGCCCGCGCGCCCCGGCTTCAGCCTCTACTATCCCGGCCGCCGCAACCCTTCGGCGGGGTTCACAGCATTCCTGAGCATGGTGCGGGAGTGGGCCGCAACCCCTGATATACACGGCGGAATTGCATAG
- a CDS encoding VWA domain-containing protein, translating to MITFATPLALLLLPLPLLARLLPVQSGGGQVMELPEGIAAVARPAEAPEHHRSLLLLALIWASLCLALAGPERVVLMPDQSASGRDIIIALDMSGSMATPDFALDGATVTRLEAVKQVAKSFIAARGGDRIGLVVFADRAYVAAPLTYDLKAVSRALDEAEIGLTGRSTAISEGLGLALRRSLAEASDARVIVLLSDGRETADRTDARLVAGLAAKVGVRIHTVALGPEDLETRPAARDAVDVAMLRAIAQEAGGETFRVRTTADLQAMAGALDRLEPNPTRRPPVEVPYPVWTWPAALALLLTLVAGWRRWG from the coding sequence GTGATCACATTCGCCACGCCCCTCGCCCTTTTATTGCTGCCTTTGCCGCTGCTGGCACGGCTGCTGCCAGTGCAAAGCGGCGGAGGACAGGTGATGGAGCTGCCCGAAGGCATCGCCGCCGTCGCCCGCCCGGCCGAGGCGCCGGAGCATCACCGGTCGCTTTTGTTGCTGGCGCTGATCTGGGCCAGCCTCTGCCTTGCACTGGCCGGGCCCGAACGGGTTGTGCTGATGCCCGATCAAAGCGCCTCTGGCCGCGATATCATAATCGCGCTGGATATGTCGGGCAGTATGGCGACGCCCGATTTTGCGCTGGACGGCGCCACCGTCACCCGGCTTGAGGCGGTGAAACAGGTGGCGAAATCTTTCATCGCGGCGCGCGGCGGCGACCGGATTGGCCTCGTGGTCTTTGCCGACCGCGCCTATGTCGCAGCGCCGCTGACCTATGATCTGAAAGCGGTCAGCCGGGCGCTGGATGAGGCGGAGATCGGCCTGACCGGGCGTTCGACCGCGATTTCCGAAGGGCTTGGGCTGGCCCTCAGACGCAGCCTTGCCGAGGCCTCGGATGCCAGGGTGATCGTGCTGCTTTCGGACGGGCGCGAGACGGCGGACCGCACCGATGCGCGCCTTGTCGCCGGCCTTGCGGCAAAGGTCGGGGTGCGGATCCACACCGTCGCCCTTGGACCCGAGGATCTGGAGACCCGGCCCGCCGCCCGCGACGCGGTGGATGTGGCGATGCTGCGCGCCATTGCGCAAGAGGCAGGCGGCGAAACCTTCCGCGTGCGCACGACGGCCGATCTGCAGGCGATGGCCGGAGCACTTGACCGCCTGGAGCCTAACCCCACAAGGCGCCCGCCGGTCGAAGTGCCGTATCCGGTCTGGACCTGGCCCGCCGCGCTGGCCCTGCTGCTGACCCTGGTCGCTGGCTGGAGGCGATGGGGATGA
- a CDS encoding nuclear transport factor 2 family protein, producing MSTETIDITRRYFAAVAAGDIPALTDLLAEDLGWHQPGRSSLSGKYTSRDAVFGLIGAFMQRSGGSFAIDRVGTFLANGDLVAATVHFRASREGAEMAMNGIDLLRIEGGRIREVWLFSEDQAAEDRFWG from the coding sequence ATGAGCACCGAGACCATCGACATCACCCGCCGGTACTTTGCCGCCGTGGCAGCAGGCGACATTCCCGCTCTGACCGATCTTCTGGCAGAAGATCTGGGCTGGCATCAGCCGGGCCGCAGCAGCCTCTCCGGCAAATATACCAGCCGCGATGCCGTCTTCGGGCTGATCGGCGCCTTCATGCAGCGCAGCGGTGGCAGCTTTGCCATCGACAGGGTCGGAACCTTTCTGGCGAATGGCGATCTGGTTGCGGCGACTGTGCATTTCCGCGCCAGCCGTGAGGGCGCCGAAATGGCGATGAACGGTATCGACCTTCTCCGGATCGAGGGAGGCAGGATCCGCGAAGTCTGGCTGTTCTCAGAAGATCAGGCCGCCGAAGACCGGTTCTGGGGCTGA
- a CDS encoding nuclear transport factor 2 family protein — protein MNLPAPIHTYFTAQAPQDGDALAASFAPDAIVHDEGHIHCGPKAIRAWWLAAHAKYRQSAAPLELSEADGKATVRARVTGDFPGSPAVLTFTFGLTGDQISDLRIG, from the coding sequence ATGAACCTTCCCGCCCCGATCCACACCTACTTCACGGCGCAGGCCCCCCAGGACGGCGACGCTTTGGCGGCAAGTTTCGCGCCGGATGCCATTGTCCATGATGAAGGGCATATCCACTGCGGCCCAAAGGCGATCCGCGCCTGGTGGCTGGCCGCCCATGCGAAATACCGCCAAAGCGCCGCGCCGCTTGAGCTGAGCGAAGCCGATGGCAAGGCGACGGTTCGCGCGCGCGTGACCGGCGATTTTCCGGGCAGCCCGGCGGTTCTGACCTTCACCTTCGGGCTGACGGGCGATCAGATCAGCGATCTGAGGATCGGCTGA
- a CDS encoding GMC family oxidoreductase N-terminal domain-containing protein — translation MSLGGEISDYIVVGARSAGAVVVARMTEDPSIRVALVEAGGEDRNPWIHIPWAMGKLFQAQGVNWMYSGVPEPGLSDRVIYHPRGKLRRCSKADTGSSACYDDRRHRVAPGKRWLQSYPFR, via the coding sequence ATGTCTCTGGGAGGAGAAATCTCCGATTACATCGTGGTCGGGGCAAGGTCTGCTGGAGCCGTGGTCGTCGCCCGGATGACCGAGGATCCCTCGATCCGGGTTGCCCTGGTCGAGGCCGGGGGAGAAGACCGCAATCCGTGGATCCATATCCCCTGGGCGATGGGCAAGCTGTTTCAGGCCCAGGGTGTTAACTGGATGTATTCGGGTGTGCCGGAACCCGGCCTGAGCGATCGCGTCATCTACCATCCCCGTGGCAAGCTTCGTCGATGCAGCAAAGCGGATACTGGATCATCAGCCTGCTATGACGATCGGCGTCACCGAGTTGCGCCCGGAAAGCGTTGGCTCCAGTCATATCCGTTCCGCTGA
- a CDS encoding BatD family protein, with protein sequence MVRLLALILTLLMLPLAAGAETGLKLSILRDGDGPQPVVGEMIPVIIRAVYDYKIANEKLEITPSTAFDWIQTHPDDWHEERIDGLPKIVMERRLALWPKRAGPLQFGPVRHQLTIINKQSQREDATVVAPPLLLSVGEFPALKGWHFAASEIELTEELSTDAAHLADGETVTRVIRLRVVDALPEQIPPRPVVSENWLITFAAPTRRELVRTESGPETEVIWSWQFRPHTGEPGVLEPVKIPYFNTRSRQIETVEIPALTIGYASFYTGQVPRGVIATGQRLALAAMVALGLASGFGLAAWRLRPDRSGQALRRLRARYGPPALIRRWQAWRKDDLLTLRRLLGEAGAAPERLARLDSQIYGRPPESPVSVPPPHTFG encoded by the coding sequence ATGGTAAGACTGCTTGCTCTGATCCTTACGCTGCTGATGCTCCCCCTCGCGGCAGGCGCTGAGACCGGGCTGAAGCTGTCCATCCTGCGAGATGGCGATGGCCCGCAACCAGTGGTGGGTGAGATGATCCCCGTCATCATCCGCGCCGTTTACGACTACAAAATCGCCAATGAAAAGCTGGAGATCACGCCCAGCACGGCGTTCGACTGGATCCAGACCCATCCCGATGACTGGCATGAAGAGCGTATCGACGGCCTGCCGAAGATCGTGATGGAGCGCAGGCTGGCGCTCTGGCCAAAGCGCGCGGGGCCTTTGCAATTCGGCCCGGTGCGCCATCAGCTGACCATCATCAACAAACAAAGCCAGCGTGAGGATGCGACGGTGGTGGCGCCGCCCCTGCTGCTCTCGGTGGGAGAGTTTCCGGCGCTGAAAGGCTGGCATTTCGCGGCATCAGAGATTGAACTGACCGAAGAGCTGTCGACCGATGCGGCACATCTTGCCGATGGGGAAACGGTGACGCGGGTGATCCGGCTGCGGGTGGTTGATGCGCTGCCCGAACAGATCCCGCCCCGCCCTGTCGTGTCAGAAAACTGGCTGATCACCTTTGCCGCCCCCACAAGACGCGAGCTGGTCCGGACAGAGAGCGGGCCCGAGACCGAGGTGATCTGGTCCTGGCAATTCCGCCCCCATACCGGCGAGCCCGGCGTGCTGGAGCCGGTGAAGATCCCGTATTTCAACACCCGCTCGCGCCAGATCGAGACGGTCGAAATTCCTGCCCTCACCATCGGCTATGCCAGCTTCTACACCGGCCAGGTGCCGCGCGGGGTGATCGCCACGGGCCAGAGGCTGGCGCTGGCGGCCATGGTGGCGCTTGGGCTTGCATCAGGCTTTGGCCTTGCCGCCTGGCGACTGCGCCCGGATCGGAGCGGTCAGGCGCTGCGCCGGCTGCGGGCGCGCTATGGGCCGCCGGCGCTGATCCGCCGCTGGCAGGCCTGGCGCAAAGACGATCTTCTGACCCTGCGCCGCCTGCTGGGCGAGGCAGGCGCAGCGCCGGAAAGGCTCGCCCGGCTCGACTCGCAGATCTATGGGCGGCCGCCGGAATCGCCGGTCTCTGTGCCGCCGCCTCACACCTTTGGCTGA
- the gfa gene encoding S-(hydroxymethyl)glutathione synthase, with product MTYENVKIHPAVDGGVKKGSAGFGGGTLHCNCASDRVEVKVSAQTAHNHVCGCTKCWKPDGSVFAQIAVVGRDAVSVTANEGKLKIVNEAAPIRRHACTGCGAHMYGRIENKEHPFYGLDFVHTELSDQSGWSEPQFAAFVSSVIESGVDPSRMEGIRGRLRELGLEPYDALSPPLMDAIATHAAKKSGALPA from the coding sequence GTGACCTATGAGAATGTGAAAATCCATCCGGCAGTGGATGGCGGCGTGAAAAAGGGATCTGCCGGCTTCGGCGGCGGCACTTTGCATTGCAATTGTGCCAGCGACCGGGTCGAGGTGAAGGTCTCGGCGCAGACCGCGCATAACCATGTCTGCGGCTGCACCAAATGCTGGAAACCCGATGGATCAGTCTTCGCGCAGATCGCCGTTGTCGGGCGCGACGCGGTCAGCGTCACCGCCAATGAGGGCAAGCTGAAGATCGTGAATGAGGCCGCGCCGATCCGACGCCACGCCTGCACCGGATGCGGCGCGCATATGTATGGCCGGATCGAGAATAAGGAACACCCGTTCTACGGTCTCGATTTCGTGCATACCGAGCTTTCGGATCAGTCGGGCTGGTCAGAACCGCAATTCGCGGCCTTTGTATCCTCGGTGATCGAATCCGGTGTGGATCCGTCGCGGATGGAGGGCATCCGGGGCCGGCTGCGCGAACTGGGGCTGGAACCCTATGACGCGCTGTCGCCGCCGCTGATGGACGCGATCGCCACCCATGCCGCGAAAAAATCCGGCGCCCTCCCCGCCTGA